GTACTCGGCCCGCGAGGGCCTGGGAGAGTAGGGCGGTGCAGGGGTTTTTTGTTTTGCGGGAGTAGCTCAGTTGGTAGAGCACAACCTTGCCAAGGTTGGGGTCGCGGGTTCGAGTCCCGTCTCCCGCTCCAGCTTCCCCTCACCCTTCCCTGGGTGGGGGGGTTTGTTTTGGGGGCATCTTTCCCCAGGGCTGGGGAGGTGGCCTCGAGTATGATTTTTTCACCATGGCAGACAATACCCGAGCTTGGATGGAAGAACTCATCGCCGAGATGGAAGAGCGCCGCCGGCGCATAGAGTCCGGGGGCGGACCGGAGCGGATCAAAAAGCAGCACGAAGCGGGGAAGATGACCGCCCGGGAGCGCATTCACTATTTGCTCGACGAGGGAAGCTTTGTAGAACTCCAACCGTTCGCTGAACACCCTGAGTCCGAGCTAATGGACGGAATACAGGCTCCCGCAGACGGGGTAATTACTGGGTATGGCAAGATAAGAGGCCGCACGGTCTTCGTTTTTAGCCAAGACTTTACCGTCCTGGGAGGCTCCTTGGGTAAGACCCACGGCAAGAAGATCGCTTACCTGATGGATATGGCGGCCAAGGTGGGGGCCCCCATCATAGGTCTTAACGATTCAGCGGGGGCGCGCATCCAGGAGGGGGTGGACAGCCTTTCCGGTTATGGCGAGGTGTTTTACCGCAACTCGATCTACTCCGGCGTGGTGCCGCAGATCTCCGCCATCTTAGGCCCTTGCGCCGGCGGCGCGGTGTACAGTCCGGCCATTACCGATTTTGTGCTGATGAGCAAGGGGAGCTCTTACATGTTTATCACCGGGCCGGAGGTCATCAAGGCGGTGACCCGGGAGGAGGTAACCTTTGAGCAGCTAGGTGGTTCGGAAGTGCATACGGTCAAGAGCGGGGTAGCCCACCTCGAGCGCGAGGGTGACCAGGCGGTGCTCGAGGCCATCAAGCAACTCCTCTCCTACCTTCCGCAAAACGCTAAGGAGAAACCGCCCATCGTTGCCACCAATGACCCTATAAACCGCAATACCCCGGAGATCTTGGATCTCGTCCACCCCGATCCCAAGCGCCCCTACAGTATGCACCGGATCATTGAGATCCTGGTGGATGGCGGGGAGTTTTTCGAACTCCATCCCAACTTTGCCAAGAACATCATCGTGGGTTTTGCCCGGCTGGGCGGGATGTCGGTGGGGATCATCGCCAACAACCCGCGCTTCATGGCGGGGGCCCTAGATATCAACGCCTCCGACAAAGCCGCTCGCTTTATCCGCACCTGCGATTGCTTCAACATTCCCATACTTACCTTGGTAGACGTGACCGGTTTTTTGCCGGGGGTCGCCCAGGAGCATCAGGGCATCATTCGCCATGGGGCCAAGATGCTTTATGCCTACGCCGAGGCCACGGTGCCCAAGATCACCCTGATTACCCGTAAAGCCTACGGTGGGGCTTATCTGGCCATGAACTCCAAGGATATGGGAGCTGATGTGGTGTTGGCTTGGCCTACCGGCGCGGTCGCGGTGATGGGTGCGGAAGGTGCGGCCAATATCATTTACCGTAAGGAGATCCAGTCCTCTTCGGATCCAGACGCTACCCGTCAGGCCAAGATCGCCGAGTACAGAAAGGCCTTCGATAACCCCTACGTGGCGGCGGCTAGGGGCTATATTGATGACGTGATCGACCCAGCCCGTACCCGGGAGATCTTAATCCGGCACCTCGAGATGCTGTGGAGCAAAGAGGAAGGGCGTCCTTGGAAAAAGCACGGGAACATCCCGCTGTGAGCTCCCATCCAACCGATAAGGAGAGGTTCGAATGTTTGCTGCCGCAGCCGCCTTAACTCAGCCGGCCATCAGAGGGGGTTCAACTCCAGCTAAGGCCGTGGTCGCATCCTCTAGAAAGCGTGGAGGATACGACGATGTTGCGTCTTCCCAAACAGCAAGCTATCCGGCGGCTGACGATAGGGGCGGGGGCAGTCTTCCTGATCGCTACGCTGATACTGGCGGTCTCCGACCCCTACCCGGTGTTAACGGTTTTGGGCGCGAGGTAGATTCTCCGCACGGGGGTGGTGGGCTTTGGCCTACCGCCTTTGGGATGCCCTAGCCCATGAGCCTCCCTGCCCTCTACGCCGACCTACTTTCCTGCGCCCGTTGTCCTCGGCTTGTTGACTGGCGCGAGCGGGTGGGGCGAGAGAAGAAAAGGGCCTACCTGGGGTGGGAATACTGGGCCAAGCCAGTGCCCGGTTTTGGCGACCCGCAGGCCGAAATATTGCTGTTTGGACTGGCCCCCGGAGCGCACGGCTCAAACCGTACGGGGCGGCCGTTTACCGGAGATGCTTCGGGGGATTTTCTCTACCCTGCGCTGTACCGGGCAGGGCTTGCCAACCAGCCCCTATCGAGGCACCGTGGGGATGGGCTCGAGCTTCGCCACGTCTATATCACTTCGGCGGTGCGGTGTGCCCCACCCGACAATAAGCCCTTGCCCGATGAACTCCGCAACTGTTCGGCTTGGACGAGGCGGGAATTGCCCCTGCTCCCCAACGTGCGGGTCTACCTGGCTATAGGGCGGATTGGGCACGAGGCCTTGTTGAACTATCATGCCCTGCGAAAGTCGGCTTATCCGTTTGTCCACGGGGCCGAGTACAGCTTGCCGGGGGGGGTCATCCTGCTCGATAGCTACCACGTCTCCAGGCAAAATACCAATACCGGAAAGCTCACCGCAGAGATGTTTGACGCGGTGTTGCTGCGGGCCAAGCGGTGGGCCGGACTGTGAAAGCCAAACCACCTCTCGTCCGGTTGCGCTCCAGCCGAAGGCGGCGCATAACATAGAACCGTGCAACGCCGCCTGCTGCGCTTGATCAAAGCCTTTGTGCCCCGTCTAGCTCACCCCGACGATGCCTGGGCGCTGTCCAGGTTGAGCTACGCCGAAGCCCAGTTGTTTTTGGCGATGGACGTCAGGGACCGCGACCACGCGGTCAAGGTGGCACGGAAGCTGCTCGAGCGCTACCCCGAAGCCCCCGACTACGCAGTGCGGGCTGCCCTCTTACACGACTTCGGCAAGGCCCTGCGACCGTACCGGGCCGTAGAGCGCATCCTCGCCGGCCTATATGCCCCCAAGGTTGCGGTAAGGCCGTTACGGGGCGGAATCTATGGGGCTTGGCAGGTGCGCAGGCATCACCCCGTGTACGCTGCGGAGCATATCCAAGACCCCCAGGTGGCGCAGATCGTAAAGGAGCATCACCGTCCGCAAAGCCTATGGGCCCAGCGGCTACACGAGGTGGACGAGGAATATTGAGCTTAGTGCACTAGCGACTTGATTTTCTGCCCTTACGTCGTACGTTGTACGTCTTACGCTAAACGCGGGGGACGATCCCCTACCCCGCCTACCGGCGGCGAAGGAAGCGTCTCGGGACGGCGTGCCGCCGTACACCCGGAGGTAGATTCCCTATCGGGACGGCGTACCGCTGTACACCTAGGGGACGATCCCCTATTGGGACGGGCTACGCCCGTACACCCGAGGGACCGATCCCCTTCGTATGACGTTTGACGTACGACGTCTGAGTCAGCACAAATCCTTGATTTTTGGAACGTTGCACGGCCCTCACATCATACGTCGTACGCTGAACACTAGAACCGTTCGGTGACCGACTTCATGTGCAGGAAGTTCATCAGGTAGTCGGGCCCTCCGGCTTTGGTATTGGTTCCCGAGAGGTTAAACCCGCCAAAGGGCTGCACCCCCACCAAGGCCCCGGTGATCTTGCGGTTGAAGTAGAGGTTGCCCACCTGGAACTCGTGGCGGGCCCGCTCGAGCCGCTCGCGGCTACGGGAGAACACCCCGCCGGTGAGCCCAAAGCGGGTCCCGTTGGCTACGGCCAAAGCCGCATCGAAGTCGGGCACCCGGATCACCGAGAGCACCGGGCCAAAAATCTCTTCCTGGGCGATGCGGGCCTGGGGGGATACCTCATCGAAGATAGTGGGTTCGAAGAAGTAGCCGTTGCCCTCTAAGCGATGGCCCCCCAGAACGCCTTGGCCTTCTTTCTTGCCGATCTCGATGTACTTGGCTACGGTCTGTTCTTGCTGCGCACTCGCCACCGGCCCCATATCGGGGTTTTCCTCGGCAGGACCTACTACCAGCCTGCGGGCGCGCTCCACCACCTGCTCCATCAGGTCGTCGTGTATCTTTTCCAGCACGATCAGGCGGGAACAGGCCGAACACTTCTGCCCCTGGAAGCCATAGGCGCTTTGCACAATGCCCAAGGCGGCGGCCTCGAGGTCAGCGGTTTCATCTACGATGATGGCATCCTTGCCGCCCAGCTCGAGGAAGACCCGCTTCAGCCAGGTCTGCCCTGGCGCCAGCTTGGCGGCTTCTTCATTGATCTTGAGGCCGACCTCGAGCGACCCGGTGAAGTTGATGAAGCGGGTTTTGGGGTGGCTGACCAGGTAAGCCCCCACCTCGCTGCCATGGCCCGGCAGAAAGTTGGCCACCCCGGCGGGCAGCCCGGCCTCCTCCAGGATCTCGAAGAGCTTGGCCGCGATCACCGGGGTGTCTTCAGCGGGCTTGGCAACGACTGTATTGCCCACCGCGATGGGCCCTAGGGTCATGCCGGTGAGGATGGCCAAGGGGAAGTTCCAGGGGGCGATCACCACCCCTGCCCCCAGCGGCATGTAAAAGCTCTCGTTGTCCTCCCCGGGCACCGCTACGAGGGGAGGGGGGGCGGTATATTTCAGGGCTTGCTGGGCGTAGTAGGTGGTGAAGTCAATGGCCTCGGCCACGTCAGCCGCGGCTTCGGTCCAGTTCTTGCCGATCTCGTAGACCATCCAGGCCTCGAGCTCGCGCTGGCGCCGTTTCATGATCTGCGCGGCTTTCAACAGCGTGCGGCTACGGGCCTCCTGGGGCCAGTCTTTCCAGGTTTTGAAAGCTTTCCAGGCCGCCTCCAAAGCCGCGTCGGCCTCGGCCTTCCCGGCTTGGGCAGCATAGCCTACCACCTCGCTGGGGTTGGAGGGGTTGGTGGAGGGGAGGGTCGCTGGGGTCTGCACCCGCTCTCCGCCGATGATGAGGGGATAGTGTCGTCCAAACTGCTGGCGCACCTCGGCTAAGGCCCGGAGCATCTCCTGGCGCTTCTCGGGGGTTTGGAAAGTCTCGATGGGTTGAGGGCGGTAGGGTTCTACGGTCATGATTGGCTCCTTTCCGTTGTGTCTACAAGGGGCATTTACGTGTTGCATTTTCGCTCAGGTTTTGCCTTCCCTACCCTTGCACCAGGCTCCGGGCCACAAATAGCAGATTCTCGGGCCGCTCGGCGATACGGC
The genomic region above belongs to Meiothermus sp. Pnk-1 and contains:
- a CDS encoding acyl-CoA carboxylase subunit beta, with the protein product MADNTRAWMEELIAEMEERRRRIESGGGPERIKKQHEAGKMTARERIHYLLDEGSFVELQPFAEHPESELMDGIQAPADGVITGYGKIRGRTVFVFSQDFTVLGGSLGKTHGKKIAYLMDMAAKVGAPIIGLNDSAGARIQEGVDSLSGYGEVFYRNSIYSGVVPQISAILGPCAGGAVYSPAITDFVLMSKGSSYMFITGPEVIKAVTREEVTFEQLGGSEVHTVKSGVAHLEREGDQAVLEAIKQLLSYLPQNAKEKPPIVATNDPINRNTPEILDLVHPDPKRPYSMHRIIEILVDGGEFFELHPNFAKNIIVGFARLGGMSVGIIANNPRFMAGALDINASDKAARFIRTCDCFNIPILTLVDVTGFLPGVAQEHQGIIRHGAKMLYAYAEATVPKITLITRKAYGGAYLAMNSKDMGADVVLAWPTGAVAVMGAEGAANIIYRKEIQSSSDPDATRQAKIAEYRKAFDNPYVAAARGYIDDVIDPARTREILIRHLEMLWSKEEGRPWKKHGNIPL
- a CDS encoding uracil-DNA glycosylase — protein: MSLPALYADLLSCARCPRLVDWRERVGREKKRAYLGWEYWAKPVPGFGDPQAEILLFGLAPGAHGSNRTGRPFTGDASGDFLYPALYRAGLANQPLSRHRGDGLELRHVYITSAVRCAPPDNKPLPDELRNCSAWTRRELPLLPNVRVYLAIGRIGHEALLNYHALRKSAYPFVHGAEYSLPGGVILLDSYHVSRQNTNTGKLTAEMFDAVLLRAKRWAGL
- a CDS encoding HD domain-containing protein, giving the protein MQRRLLRLIKAFVPRLAHPDDAWALSRLSYAEAQLFLAMDVRDRDHAVKVARKLLERYPEAPDYAVRAALLHDFGKALRPYRAVERILAGLYAPKVAVRPLRGGIYGAWQVRRHHPVYAAEHIQDPQVAQIVKEHHRPQSLWAQRLHEVDEEY
- the pruA gene encoding L-glutamate gamma-semialdehyde dehydrogenase, which encodes MTVEPYRPQPIETFQTPEKRQEMLRALAEVRQQFGRHYPLIIGGERVQTPATLPSTNPSNPSEVVGYAAQAGKAEADAALEAAWKAFKTWKDWPQEARSRTLLKAAQIMKRRQRELEAWMVYEIGKNWTEAAADVAEAIDFTTYYAQQALKYTAPPPLVAVPGEDNESFYMPLGAGVVIAPWNFPLAILTGMTLGPIAVGNTVVAKPAEDTPVIAAKLFEILEEAGLPAGVANFLPGHGSEVGAYLVSHPKTRFINFTGSLEVGLKINEEAAKLAPGQTWLKRVFLELGGKDAIIVDETADLEAAALGIVQSAYGFQGQKCSACSRLIVLEKIHDDLMEQVVERARRLVVGPAEENPDMGPVASAQQEQTVAKYIEIGKKEGQGVLGGHRLEGNGYFFEPTIFDEVSPQARIAQEEIFGPVLSVIRVPDFDAALAVANGTRFGLTGGVFSRSRERLERARHEFQVGNLYFNRKITGALVGVQPFGGFNLSGTNTKAGGPDYLMNFLHMKSVTERF